GATGGTATCTATTTGCATGCGGTATACCCGCAATCACGACGATGCCATTGAAGTGTTGCACAACGGATTTCTAAAAGTGTATAAACATATTCACACCTTCAACGCAGAGCGTGCATCGCTCTATACCTGGATCAGGACCATCGTTGTGAATTCAGCTATCGACTTCCTCCGTCAGCGGGAAAAATTCTATAGCGACATCGAATTGGAAAAAGCCTCTGAGCCCGCCATCGACGACGATGCCGTGCAAAGGATGTCCGCCACAGAATTACTGAAACTGGTTCAAAGGCTATCGCCCGCCACCAGAACGGTTTTCAACCTGTACGTCATCGAAGGATACAATCACAGAGAAATAGGAGAATTACTGGGCATCAGTGAAGGCACCAGCAAATG
This portion of the Pseudobacter ginsenosidimutans genome encodes:
- a CDS encoding RNA polymerase sigma factor, which gives rise to MAGSLADMEMITGCINNDRRCQEQLYKQFYGPMVSICMRYTRNHDDAIEVLHNGFLKVYKHIHTFNAERASLYTWIRTIVVNSAIDFLRQREKFYSDIELEKASEPAIDDDAVQRMSATELLKLVQRLSPATRTVFNLYVIEGYNHREIGELLGISEGTSKWHLSEARKQLQKLLQTLQV